Within Celeribacter marinus, the genomic segment CTTCGCCAAATCGGTCCTTGATCAATGCTTCAAGTGCATCAGCGAGCACATCGGCTTGCGGACCACTCGTCGTCACATCAATAGTGGTTCCCTTGGAAGCTGCCAACATCAAAAGCCCCATGATGCTATCGCCGCCCGTGCACATTCCATCCTTACAAACCTCAGCCGAAGCATCAAATTCCTCAACCTTTTCAACAAACTTGGCAGACGCGCGCGCGTGCAAACCTTTGACGTTGATAATCTCGTGGGTGCGAAAAACTGACGACATGTTCAATCCTAACTTTTGCGGCCCTATTGACCGGCGACATCGAAACTGTCGATGTACTTGCGCCCTGCAACGAGCGCTTTTGACACGGCTTCATCGACCGTTGTATGGCGCGATTTTGCAAGCTTGATCAGCATCGGCAAATTGGCCCCATAAATGATTTTTCGGTCACTATGATGGCAGGCAAGCAAGGATAAATTGGATGGGCTGCCACCAAACATATCGGTCACCACGACCACGCCGCTTCCGGTATCTACGGCATCAGCGGCCAAGCAGATTTCTTGTTGCTTGCTGACACGATCATGGTCTGGGGCGATTGCGATGGCCTCAATCCCTGACTGTTTGCCGACAACATGCTCGACGGCGGCAAGATATTCTTGGGCCAGCCCACCATGTGCGACGATGACAATTCCGATCACGCCAACGTCCCCGTTTCTTTCTCGGGCGCGGTCAAATCGCGCCGTTCCATTTCCCGATGCCTAACTGACACTCGAGAGCCACGTTCCGCAAGAGCCTGTGACAAGTTTTCCGCAAGAGTGACGGAACGATGTTGCCCGCCGGTGCACCCAAACGCGATTGACAGGTGGCGTTTCCCCTCTTCTTCATATGCTGGCAAAAGCAATTCCGTAAGGTCACACACTTTTTCGAAAAATGCAGCGTAACGCGGGTCGGCCTCGACATAGGCACGCACCTTTTCGTCTAGCCCGTTCAAGCCACGCAGACTTTCTTCCCAATACGGATTGGCAAGAAATCTTACGTCGAACACCATATCGACACCACGCGGCATGCCGCGTTTGTAGGAAAAGGACTGTACTGAAATCGCCATATTGGCGCGGTCATCGGCGGCGAACCACCGTTCGACCTCGTCGCGCAATTGGTGCGGCGTCAATTCGGATGTATCGATTAAAATATCCGCGCGGGTGCGGATCGGAAGCAAAAGGTCTTTCTCTCGGCCGACACCGACAAGGGCAGTTTCCGCAGGTGCCAACGGATGACGGCGACGCGTTTCCGAATACCGCCGCACCAGTGCATCCACCGACGCGTCGAGGTAAAGTAGCTCGACCTCATAAGTCGAACTGCCCGTGAGGCCGTCAATCACCTCAATCATACCTGCAATTGAGAAGTCACGGTTTCGCACATCGACCCCGAGCGCGAGTGGACGACGCGTTCCACCTGCTTCAAGTAACCTTGGCACGATAGACAACGGTAAATTGTCGATCGTCTCGTACCCTAAATCCTCAAGAACGTTAATCGCGGTCGAACGACCGGCTCCCGATGGTCCTGTCACCAACACTACGCGGTGGCGCGGCGCCATTATGCTTATTGCCTTACCGTCTTCGGTCACGCGATCCGGCCTCCTTTGAGCCATTGGATCAAAGCGGGAGCAAACTGTGGCCCATCCACTTTGTAAAACAAGGGAATCGAAACACCAATAACGCGCTCATTTCGCACCGGAGGCAAGCGTTCATCCTCGATTTTTGATAGATCAATGATAGCACGAACGCGGCAGGCATCAAACGGTGTTGCACTCAGTATCCCGATACCGCGCGCCTCTATTTGCCCCTTTATGGTCGGGGGCGCGGTCGCGATCACCGCCTCTGCGTCATCATCGGTGCGCAACAGTGTTTGATCATCACAGACGAGCGTGGCACCCAATGCCATCAGGGTCAAAGATAGCGTA encodes:
- a CDS encoding HPr family phosphocarrier protein, with the protein product MSSVFRTHEIINVKGLHARASAKFVEKVEEFDASAEVCKDGMCTGGDSIMGLLMLAASKGTTIDVTTSGPQADVLADALEALIKDRFGEGM
- a CDS encoding PTS sugar transporter subunit IIA — its product is MIGIVIVAHGGLAQEYLAAVEHVVGKQSGIEAIAIAPDHDRVSKQQEICLAADAVDTGSGVVVVTDMFGGSPSNLSLLACHHSDRKIIYGANLPMLIKLAKSRHTTVDEAVSKALVAGRKYIDSFDVAGQ
- the rapZ gene encoding RNase adapter RapZ is translated as MAPRHRVVLVTGPSGAGRSTAINVLEDLGYETIDNLPLSIVPRLLEAGGTRRPLALGVDVRNRDFSIAGMIEVIDGLTGSSTYEVELLYLDASVDALVRRYSETRRRHPLAPAETALVGVGREKDLLLPIRTRADILIDTSELTPHQLRDEVERWFAADDRANMAISVQSFSYKRGMPRGVDMVFDVRFLANPYWEESLRGLNGLDEKVRAYVEADPRYAAFFEKVCDLTELLLPAYEEEGKRHLSIAFGCTGGQHRSVTLAENLSQALAERGSRVSVRHREMERRDLTAPEKETGTLA
- a CDS encoding HPr kinase/phosphorylase, which produces MSGLGFTSPNSAPAKLCHASCVALTPSAGLLIVGPSGSGKSTLSLTLMALGATLVCDDQTLLRTDDDAEAVIATAPPTIKGQIEARGIGILSATPFDACRVRAIIDLSKIEDERLPPVRNERVIGVSIPLFYKVDGPQFAPALIQWLKGGRIA